ACAGCCCGGAAAGCTCTGAAACATTTTTTTCCGGATCCTTCAGAAGGCATTCAATCTGTTTCTCTTCCCTTTTCGATGCCTGGCGGATGATTTTTACCGATACTCCGGTGATCAAGGCTAATACCACGAGGATGACGACTGCCAAATGCATGCTCAAAAAAAACATTTCCCTTGATACCTGGAAAACACCATAGAAGCCGAACAGGAAAAATACAATCGCTGAAACAACCTTGATGGTCTCTTCGGGAATTCGTTTGCAGAGAAGAACCCCGAATCCGATCCCGAAGGCATCCGCAACCAGCATTCCCAGCGTAGTGCCCATGAGAATTCCGAGGGGATGAGCGGGGAACCGGGCGGCAAGTGCGAAAGTCGCCAGCTGCGTTTTGTCACCAAGCTCGGCTATGAAAAATGCGATGGCCACAGTTATAACCGGGCCGTACCGGGTTGGCTTTTTATCCTGACCCTCCAGAGTATCTCCTCTGATGGTCCACAATCCGAACAGGATGAACGAAAATGCGGCGAGACCCTGTATCCATCCCTCTGCGGATTGAAACCTGGTCAGGTA
The Candidatus Latescibacter sp. genome window above contains:
- a CDS encoding TMEM165/GDT1 family protein; this encodes MTLLAFLVSFGAVTLAEMGDKTQLLAMAFATRYRFLHVLLGVFFATVANHALAVAAGNYLTRFQSAEGWIQGLAAFSFILFGLWTIRGDTLEGQDKKPTRYGPVITVAIAFFIAELGDKTQLATFALAARFPAHPLGILMGTTLGMLVADAFGIGFGVLLCKRIPEETIKVVSAIVFFLFGFYGVFQVSREMFFLSMHLAVVILVVLALITGVSVKIIRQASKREEKQIECLLKDPEKNVSELSGLSKTSPGLRPPSPN